A window from Pongo abelii isolate AG06213 chromosome 6, NHGRI_mPonAbe1-v2.0_pri, whole genome shotgun sequence encodes these proteins:
- the MLXIPL gene encoding carbohydrate-responsive element-binding protein isoform X1: MLTRHGWPRAVPRAARSRDQAVAAATAMAGVLAGLAAGLQVPRVAPSPDSDSDTDSEDPSLRRTAGGLLRSQVIHSGHFMVSSPHSDSLPRRRDQEGSVGPSDFGPRSIDPTLTRLFECLSLAYSGKLVSPKWKNFKGLKLLCRDKIRLNNAIWRAWYIQYVERRKSPVCGFVTPLQGPEADAHRKPEAVVLEGNYWKRRIEVVMREYHKWRIYYKKRLRKPSREEDLLAPKQAEGRWPPPEQWCKQLFSSVVPVLLGDPEEEPGGRQLLDLNCFLSDISDTLFTMTQSSPSPLQLPPEDAYVGNADMIQPDLTPLQPSLDDFMDISDFFTNSRPPQPPMPSNFPEPPSFSPVVDSLFSSGTLGPEVPPASSAMTHLSGHSRLQARNSCPGPLDSSAFLSSDFLLPEDPKPRLPPPPVPPPLLHYPPPAKVPSLEPCPQPPFPPMAPPTALLQEEPLFSPRFPFPTVPPAPGVSPLPAPAAFPPTPQSVPSPAPTPFPIELLPSGYSEPAFGPCFSMPRGKPPAPSPRGQKASPPTLAPATASPPTTAGSNNPCLTQLLTAAKPEQALEPPLVSSTLLRSPGSPQETVPEFPCTFLPPTPAPTPPRPPPGPATLAPSRPLLVPKAERLSPPVLSGNERRLSGDLSSMPGPGTLSVRVSPPQPILSRGRPDSNKTENRRITHISAEQKRRFNIKLGFDTLHGLVSTLSAQPSLKVSKATTLQKTAEYILMLQQERAGLQEEAQQLRDEIEELNAAINLCQQQLPATGVPITHQRFDQMRDMFDDYVRTRTLHNWKFWVFSILIRPLFESFNGMVSTASVHTLRQTSLAWLDQYCSLPALRPTVLNSLRQLGTSTSILTDPGRIPEQATRAVTEGTLGKPL, encoded by the exons ATGTTAACAAGGCACGGCTGGCCAAGAGCTGTTCCCCGCGCTGCGCGGAGCCGGGACCAGGCGGTGGCGGCGGCGACAGCCATGGCCGGGGTGCTGGCAGGTCTGGCCGCGGGCTTGCAGGTCCCGCGGGTCGCGCCCAGCCCAGACTCGGACTCGGACACCGACTCGGAGGACCCTAGTCTCCGGCGCACCGCGGGCGGCTTGCTCCGCTCGCAGGTCATCCACAGCGGTCACTTCATGGTGTCGTCGCCGCACAGCGACTCGCTGCCCCGGCGGCGCGACCAGGAGGGGTCCGTGGGGCCCTCCGACTTCGGGCCGCGCAGTATCGACCCCACACTCACACGCCTCTTCGAGTGCTTGAGCCTGGCTTACAG TGGCAAGCTGGTGTCTCCCAAGTGGAAGAATTTCAAAGGCCTCAAGCTGCTCTGCAGAGACAAGATCCGCCTGAACAACGCCATCTGGAGGGCCTGGTATATCCAGT ATGTGGAGCGGAGGAAGAGCCCCGTGTGTGGCTTCGTGACCCCCCTGCAGGGGCCTGAGGCTGATGCGCACCGGAAGCCGGAG GCCGTAGTCCTGGAGGGGAACTACTGGAAGCGGCGCATCGAGGTGGTGATGCGGGAATACCACAAGTGGCGCATCTACTACAAGAAGCGG CTCCGTAAGCCCAGCAGGGAAGAGGACCTCCTGGCCCCTAAGCAG GCGGAAGGCAGGTGGCCGCCGCCGGAGCAATGGTGCAAACAGCTCTTCTCCAGTGTGGTCCCCGTGCTGCTGGGGGACCCAGAGGAGGAGCCGGGTGGGCGGCAGCTCCTGGACCTCAATTGCTTTTTGTCCGACATCTCGGACACTCTCTTCACCATGACTCAGTCCAGCCCTTCGCCCCTGCAGCTGCCGCCTGAGGATG CCTACGTCGGCAATGCTGACATGATCCAGCCGGACCTGACGCCACTGCAGCCAAGCCTGGATGACTTCATGGACATCTCAG ATTTCTTTACCAACTCCCGCCCCCCACAGCCGCCCATGCCTTCAAACTTCCCAGAGCCCCCCAGCTTCAGCCCCGTGGTTGACTCCCTCTTCAGCAGTGGGACCCTGGGCCCGGAGGTGCCCCCAGCTTCCTCGGCCATGACCCACCTCTCCGGACACAGCCGTCTGCAG GCTCGGAACAGCTGCCCTGGCCCCTTGGACTCCAGCGCCTTCCTGAGTTCTGATTTCCTCCTTCCTGAAGACCCCAAGCCCCGGCTCCCACCCCCTCCTGTACCCCCACCTCTGCTGCATTACCCTCCCCCTGCCAAGGTGCCAAGCCTGGAGCCCTGCCCCCAACCTCCCTTCCCACCCATGGCGCCACCCACTGCTTTGCTGCAGGAAGAgcctctcttctctcccaggTTTCCCTTCCCCACCGTCCCTCCTGCCCCAGGAGTGTCTCCGCTGCCTGCTCCTGCAGCCTTCCCACCCACCCCGCAGTCAGTCCCCAGCCCggcccccacccccttccccatAGAGCTTCTACCCTCGGGGTATTCGGAGCCTGCCTTTGGGCCTTGCTTCTCCATGCCCAGAGGCAAGCCCCCCGCCCCATCCCCTAGGGGACAGAAAGCCAGCCCCCCTACCTTAGCCCCTGCCACTGCCAGTCCCCCCACCACTGCGGGAAGCAACAACCCCTGCCTCACACAGCTGCTCACGGCAG CCAAGCCGGAGCAAGCCCTGGAGCCACCACTTGTATCCAGCACCCTCCTCCGGTCCCCAGGGTCCCCG CAGGAGACAGTCCCTGAATTCCCCTGCACATTCCTTCCCCCGACCCCAGCCCCTACACCACCCCGGCCACCTCCAGGCCCGGCCACATTGGCCCCTTCCAGGCCCCTGCTGGTCCCCAAAGCGGAGCGGCTCTCACCCCCAGTGCTCAGCG GCAATGAACGGCGGCTGTCAGGGGACCTCAGCTCCATGCCAGGCCCTGGGACTCTGAGCGTCCGTGTCTCTCCCCCGCAACCCATCCTCAGCCGGGGCCGTCCAGACAGCAACAAG ACCGAGAACCGGCGTATCACACACATCTCCGCAGAGCAGAAGCGGCGCTTTAACATCAAGCTGGGGTTTGACACCCTTCATGGGCTTGTGAGCACACTcagtgcccagcccagcctcaAG GTGAGCAAAGCTACCACGCTGCAGAAGACAGCCGAGTACATCCTTATGCTACAGCAGGAGCGTGCGGGCTTGCAGGAGGAGGCCCAGCAGCTGCGGGATGAGATTGAGGAGCTCAATGCCGCCATTAA CCTGTGCCAGCAGCAGCTGCCCGCCACAGGGGTACCCATCACACACCAGCGTTTTGACCAGATGCGAGACATGTTTGATGACTACGTCCGAACCCGTACGCTGCACAACTGGAAGTTCTGGGTG
- the MLXIPL gene encoding carbohydrate-responsive element-binding protein isoform X2, producing MAGVLAGLAAGLQVPRVAPSPDSDSDTDSEDPSLRRTAGGLLRSQVIHSGHFMVSSPHSDSLPRRRDQEGSVGPSDFGPRSIDPTLTRLFECLSLAYSGKLVSPKWKNFKGLKLLCRDKIRLNNAIWRAWYIQYVERRKSPVCGFVTPLQGPEADAHRKPEAVVLEGNYWKRRIEVVMREYHKWRIYYKKRLRKPSREEDLLAPKQAEGRWPPPEQWCKQLFSSVVPVLLGDPEEEPGGRQLLDLNCFLSDISDTLFTMTQSSPSPLQLPPEDAYVGNADMIQPDLTPLQPSLDDFMDISDFFTNSRPPQPPMPSNFPEPPSFSPVVDSLFSSGTLGPEVPPASSAMTHLSGHSRLQARNSCPGPLDSSAFLSSDFLLPEDPKPRLPPPPVPPPLLHYPPPAKVPSLEPCPQPPFPPMAPPTALLQEEPLFSPRFPFPTVPPAPGVSPLPAPAAFPPTPQSVPSPAPTPFPIELLPSGYSEPAFGPCFSMPRGKPPAPSPRGQKASPPTLAPATASPPTTAGSNNPCLTQLLTAAKPEQALEPPLVSSTLLRSPGSPETVPEFPCTFLPPTPAPTPPRPPPGPATLAPSRPLLVPKAERLSPPVLSGNERRLSGDLSSMPGPGTLSVRVSPPQPILSRGRPDSNKTENRRITHISAEQKRRFNIKLGFDTLHGLVSTLSAQPSLKVSKATTLQKTAEYILMLQQERAGLQEEAQQLRDEIEELNAAINLCQQQLPATGVPITHQRFDQMRDMFDDYVRTRTLHNWKFWVFSILIRPLFESFNGMVSTASVHTLRQTSLAWLDQYCSLPALRPTVLNSLRQLGTSTSILTDPGRIPEQATRAVTEGTLGKPL from the exons ATGGCCGGGGTGCTGGCAGGTCTGGCCGCGGGCTTGCAGGTCCCGCGGGTCGCGCCCAGCCCAGACTCGGACTCGGACACCGACTCGGAGGACCCTAGTCTCCGGCGCACCGCGGGCGGCTTGCTCCGCTCGCAGGTCATCCACAGCGGTCACTTCATGGTGTCGTCGCCGCACAGCGACTCGCTGCCCCGGCGGCGCGACCAGGAGGGGTCCGTGGGGCCCTCCGACTTCGGGCCGCGCAGTATCGACCCCACACTCACACGCCTCTTCGAGTGCTTGAGCCTGGCTTACAG TGGCAAGCTGGTGTCTCCCAAGTGGAAGAATTTCAAAGGCCTCAAGCTGCTCTGCAGAGACAAGATCCGCCTGAACAACGCCATCTGGAGGGCCTGGTATATCCAGT ATGTGGAGCGGAGGAAGAGCCCCGTGTGTGGCTTCGTGACCCCCCTGCAGGGGCCTGAGGCTGATGCGCACCGGAAGCCGGAG GCCGTAGTCCTGGAGGGGAACTACTGGAAGCGGCGCATCGAGGTGGTGATGCGGGAATACCACAAGTGGCGCATCTACTACAAGAAGCGG CTCCGTAAGCCCAGCAGGGAAGAGGACCTCCTGGCCCCTAAGCAG GCGGAAGGCAGGTGGCCGCCGCCGGAGCAATGGTGCAAACAGCTCTTCTCCAGTGTGGTCCCCGTGCTGCTGGGGGACCCAGAGGAGGAGCCGGGTGGGCGGCAGCTCCTGGACCTCAATTGCTTTTTGTCCGACATCTCGGACACTCTCTTCACCATGACTCAGTCCAGCCCTTCGCCCCTGCAGCTGCCGCCTGAGGATG CCTACGTCGGCAATGCTGACATGATCCAGCCGGACCTGACGCCACTGCAGCCAAGCCTGGATGACTTCATGGACATCTCAG ATTTCTTTACCAACTCCCGCCCCCCACAGCCGCCCATGCCTTCAAACTTCCCAGAGCCCCCCAGCTTCAGCCCCGTGGTTGACTCCCTCTTCAGCAGTGGGACCCTGGGCCCGGAGGTGCCCCCAGCTTCCTCGGCCATGACCCACCTCTCCGGACACAGCCGTCTGCAG GCTCGGAACAGCTGCCCTGGCCCCTTGGACTCCAGCGCCTTCCTGAGTTCTGATTTCCTCCTTCCTGAAGACCCCAAGCCCCGGCTCCCACCCCCTCCTGTACCCCCACCTCTGCTGCATTACCCTCCCCCTGCCAAGGTGCCAAGCCTGGAGCCCTGCCCCCAACCTCCCTTCCCACCCATGGCGCCACCCACTGCTTTGCTGCAGGAAGAgcctctcttctctcccaggTTTCCCTTCCCCACCGTCCCTCCTGCCCCAGGAGTGTCTCCGCTGCCTGCTCCTGCAGCCTTCCCACCCACCCCGCAGTCAGTCCCCAGCCCggcccccacccccttccccatAGAGCTTCTACCCTCGGGGTATTCGGAGCCTGCCTTTGGGCCTTGCTTCTCCATGCCCAGAGGCAAGCCCCCCGCCCCATCCCCTAGGGGACAGAAAGCCAGCCCCCCTACCTTAGCCCCTGCCACTGCCAGTCCCCCCACCACTGCGGGAAGCAACAACCCCTGCCTCACACAGCTGCTCACGGCAG CCAAGCCGGAGCAAGCCCTGGAGCCACCACTTGTATCCAGCACCCTCCTCCGGTCCCCAGGGTCCCCG GAGACAGTCCCTGAATTCCCCTGCACATTCCTTCCCCCGACCCCAGCCCCTACACCACCCCGGCCACCTCCAGGCCCGGCCACATTGGCCCCTTCCAGGCCCCTGCTGGTCCCCAAAGCGGAGCGGCTCTCACCCCCAGTGCTCAGCG GCAATGAACGGCGGCTGTCAGGGGACCTCAGCTCCATGCCAGGCCCTGGGACTCTGAGCGTCCGTGTCTCTCCCCCGCAACCCATCCTCAGCCGGGGCCGTCCAGACAGCAACAAG ACCGAGAACCGGCGTATCACACACATCTCCGCAGAGCAGAAGCGGCGCTTTAACATCAAGCTGGGGTTTGACACCCTTCATGGGCTTGTGAGCACACTcagtgcccagcccagcctcaAG GTGAGCAAAGCTACCACGCTGCAGAAGACAGCCGAGTACATCCTTATGCTACAGCAGGAGCGTGCGGGCTTGCAGGAGGAGGCCCAGCAGCTGCGGGATGAGATTGAGGAGCTCAATGCCGCCATTAA CCTGTGCCAGCAGCAGCTGCCCGCCACAGGGGTACCCATCACACACCAGCGTTTTGACCAGATGCGAGACATGTTTGATGACTACGTCCGAACCCGTACGCTGCACAACTGGAAGTTCTGGGTG